Genomic segment of Acinetobacter larvae:
CCAAGTTTGGGATCTGTTTACGTCACGGCGTAGGCAAGTCCGGTCGTAACGCTGCAGGCAAAGAAGCCTATCAGCAAGGTGATGTAGCGCCAATCATGACCATTGGTTCTATTTGGGTGAAAACCACGGCACCTGTGACGGATATTAACGCCAAGGTGTATGTGAAAACGGCGAATGCTACTGATGTTGCGCCGTTAGGATCTTTATCATCCACTGACACGGATGGCACTGAATTCCCAAATGCATCTTGGGAAAGTATTTCAAATGAACAAGGTCTTGCCATTGTTCGCTTATTAGGGGCTTAACAAACATGAGTAAAATTGCTCACATGAAGCTACGCTTAACACCCGTAGCACAAATCGTTCAGGCACAAGTGGGTGATGCATTCAATATTGATGCATTAGCGCAGCTCTTCGTTAAGCTTGAAGAAATTAACGAAATAACCCCTCAGCTTGAGCAGGTTATGGATTATGCCAAGTATATTCCTGTCACTGGTGTAAACGGCGTATTTGGTGGTGGTGAAGTCTTATCACGTAAACGTGGCGTGGGGATGGGGAAAGACTATTCAGGTACAGGGAATGACGTGCCACTGGCTGAAGTTGAATTTGATACCGTGTCATTACCGATTAAAGTAGGTGTGATTGGTTATCGCTATTCAATTATGGAATTGGCGGCAGCACAAAAGCTCAATATTCAGCTTGAATCAGATAAAGTTCAGGCAGCACGCTTGGCGGCAGAAAAGCATCTATCGCAAATTGCTTGGTATGGTAATCCATTGGCAGGCATCACTGGCTTTCTTAACCAAACCGGTGTAACGGTCGTATCGGCACAGCATAATTGGGCAACGGCGACCATTGAACAGGTCTTGGCTGATTTTAACGCCAGTTTAGCTGACGCAGATGAAATCTTTGATAACGATGCATCAGTACAACCCGATACTTATTTGATGGCCTCCAACCAGTACATGCACTTATCTACACGTGTGGTACCTGACTCAGGTGGTAAAACCTTCCTGAAGTTTATTGAAGAAAATAATATCTTTGCCACGCAATCTAAACCTTTAACTATTCGCGGTTTAGGTCGTTCCAATAAACAAGGTACAGCTGGTAGTGATCGTTCTATTATCTATCGCCGTGATCCAAGCTGCATCCAGATGAAAGCCGATGATGTGCAGTTCTTGGCAGCTCAGCCTGTGGACTTGGACATTAAGGTACCAGGTCATTATAAATATCAAGGCGTATGGTTAAAGCGCGTTGATTCACTACGTTACTTGGACCATCAATAAGGATTAAAACAACATGCGTTATTCATATACCTACAGCGGCCCACAAGCCGCTTTTATTTTGTCTGGTGTTTGTGTTTTACCTGCAGGTGTCGCCGTGATGCTTGAAGATAAAGAACATAAATCTTTGGCGAAAAACAAGTTTGTAGAGCATTTGCTGGAAGTGGGTGAGTTGACTATTACCGAAGTGGAAGAACCTAAGGCAACTGGTGGTCGCCGTGGATCAGGTAACACCAAAGGTGCTAAGCCAGCAGATGCCGCAGGCACAGAGCTGAACGAGGTACGTGCTGCACTTAAAGATCTAGACATCATGTATGCCGATGATGAAGCATTGGAGCAACTGCAAGCCAAGCTCGCACAAGCAACTGAATAGGTGATGTATGGATCCACAGGCATTCCGGCAAAAATTCAAATACGACACGGCGCTTCTCAACTTGCCAGACGCAGAAATTGCAGATGCCTTGGAGGAAGCCGACCTTGTTGTATCAACACTGCAATTTGGCGCATTAAAAGAACGTGCTGTGGGTCTATATGCAGCACATATTTTAAAAGTCGCAATCAAATCAAAAAACGGCGCTGGCTTTAACGATGCTGCATCGATGTCTATTGCGGGGCAATCGGTGAGCTATTCACGATCCAACACAGAATCTTTTTACAGCCACAGTATTTATGGTCAGCGCTATTTAGCCCTTAAAAACTCTATCCCCATTGATGAGCAAGGTACTAATCCCAATCGCTTGGGTGTAAGTGCCTTTGTTGTGTAGGAGCACATCATGTCATTTAAATATCAAGCACCAGTGCATTACAAAGCTAAAACTTTGGTTATCGCTGGTAAAGCCCATCAAGTTACAGATGGTGTCATTGAATCAGTCGATGATATCTATCCATTGTTGGTCCCTTTGGGCTTTAGTCGTTATAACGGGTCTGTAGCCAAGAAGCCTACAGCTGCAGTTAAAAACTAAGGTGTATTATGAGCGATATCCGTGTAAATGCTGATGTTGACTTTAATGCGATGAACGATCGGGTACGATTTGAAATACGCCGTACAGTGAATGCTTTAACACTTAAGCTACAGCGAACAGTGCAGGAAGATATGCTGACCGGTCAACGTCTCAATGTGCAGTCTGGTCGGTTACGTGGCTCGATCTCTTCTAAAGTTGATGAAACGGCGGATTCGATAGAGGGGACAGTGGGGGCTGGTGGCGCACTGGTACCTTATGCACCAGCCCATGAGTTTGGCTTTAAAGGAGCTGTCACGGTAAAAGCTCATTTGCGCAATATTAAAAAAGCATTTGGTCGACCGATTACGCCAAAGCAGATCATGGTGGGAAGTTTTAGTCGAACAATGAATCTGCGTGAACGCTGTTTCATGCGCGATTCATTGGATCAGATCGCCAAGATCGTACCTAAGAATATTGATAATGCCATTCAGCGAGGTATTCATGGATAGTGAAGCAATATACCAAGCACTTTATCAGCGCCTTTCTCAGATAGACGGCGTAGTAACAACCAGTCGCCGTCTACGGCATTTTAATCAGGTACCTTCTGAGCAACGTCCGGCATTGTTTATTACGCAAGGCAATCAACAGGAAGCACCGGTAAAAGGTTTAAATGCCAAGGTGCAGTTGGAAGCTGAGGTTTACTTGTATATTCATGAATCAGATCCAGCGATTGCGCCATCCATACAGTTGAATCGCATGATTGATAAGGTTCGTGATGCGATTGCGCCAGATTATCCCGAAGTGTGTGAATATCAAACCTTAGGTGGTTTGGTGGAACATTGCTGGATCGAGGGGACGATTGAAGTGTATGAGGCAGCAGAGAATATGCTGGATGACCAAGGCATTGCCATTATTCCGGTGCGAATTTTAACAACCAATTAATCACAAACATTTAAATGACCGCCATCACGGCGGTTTTCTCATTTTAAGAGGCTTAAAAATATGGCTCAATATTTATTTGGCGCTGGCAAAGTGTTTGCTACGCCGTTGCAAGATATATATGGTCAGCCGATTAGTGATGCAACACCGGTTGAAGTGGGTGTATTACAGTCAGTATCGGTTGATATCAGTTATGACTTAAAAGAGCTCTATGGTCGTGGCCAGTTTGCTGTTGATGCAGCACGCGGCAAGGGCTCAATCAAGTGTAAAGCCACGATGGGGCGTATTAACGGCGCTTTACTCAATTCTATTTTCTTTGGGGGCGTGGTATCTGAAGGCGGTGTTGAAACCATTGCTCAAACCATGAATGGTGAAGTGATTGCCTCTGGTGGAATCGTTAAGCCCACTGTTCCTAATTCCGGTACCTTTGTTCGTGATCTTGGCGTAACCAATACTAAAGCGGTGCCGTTGGTACGTGTGTCTGGTACACCAGAAGCAGGGCAATATGCAGTTGATGCTACAGGTTCATATACTTTTGCCACGGCGGATGTTGGAAAAACCGTATTTATCAGCTTTAAATATTCGGCAACGGTTGCTGGTGCTAAATCTGGTTTAGTGACCAACCTAGATATGGGTTATACACCGGAGTTCGCAGTGGATCTGATGCGTGATTATAAGGGTAAGATCATGCAAATGGATTTCTTCCGCTGCACCAGTAATAAGCTTGCTTTTAACTCTAAGCAAGATGATTACGATCTACCAGAGTTTGAGTTTCAGCCGATGGCTGATGATTTGGGTCGTGTGTTCAATTGGACTACTTCGGAGTAATAACGCATGGAATTAAAGCAAGTTGATTATCCGCGTGGCAATGAAAAAGTAATTGCTGGTCATAAACTAGTGTTTGCGCCGTTACCATTGGGTGCCATTGAAAAATATCAAGATCAATTGAGTTCGGCGAGTGTACCGATCACGACAATTATTGATGTGGCACATATTTCCTTAAAGCGCAATTATCCTGATATTCAGCGAGAATTTATTGCTGATGAAATTCTAGATATGGCAAACATGGAAGAGGTGTTGGGCTTAATCATCAATAGTTCAGGTCTAACTCATAACGGCGAAAAGACTGGTGAACAGTCGGGGGAATAGACTGGGAGGAGCTATACGCGCATTTGGTGCTCACAACGGGGAGAGATTTTGAATATATCCGCAGTGATTTTGATATTCCCCGTTTAAATGCATTAACGGCGTGCAATCGTAGAATACCTCCCGTGCCTATCAATATTCATCGCATTCGATTATTAATAGAGGCATTTATGGGCATTGAAGATGATGAACAAGATAATGTAGAAAATAATGATGATGACGATGAATTGTTAAATGATCTAAGAAACTTTCCGCAGGGTGGTTAAGGCTACTGGCGGGAAGTGGTATTCTTCAATAGATTATTTTATATTTTATTGTTATTTTATAAACCCTTATTTGAGGTGTTCATAATGAAGAAATTAATACTTACACTTTTGGTGTTGAGTTTGGTTAGTGCTTGTAGCAAATCTCAAGAAGAAATTGATTTGGAAAAAAAATCTGAAACTGAAGCCCAATTAAAAGCTGAGAAAGAGGCGGATTTAAAAAAAGTAGAAGATGCCGTTAAGTATATGTTGAAGGATGGGGAATCAGCTAGATTTAGGAATGTTATTGGTAATTGTGGTGAGGTGAACTCTAAGAACTCATACGGAGCATATGCTGGCTTTTCAAGGTTCGTGTTTAAGCGAGATAATGGAAAAGTGGTATTTGATAATCCTGATAATCAATATTTTAATGCTGTCGTAGCCTCGTTTTGCGATAAAGCATATTTGGACAAATTCCCAGTGGATGATTCGTCTAACAATACTAATTCTGCTGCTCCGATTGATGTTGCGCCTATAGATAATTAATTTAGGGTCTGATAGTGGATTGCGACCCCATGCTCTCTGATAATTAAAATACCCCTGAAGATTAACTAACTCCGAGTTAGTACAAGTGTGACGATATGAAAAAATTGAAAGTATTAGGATTTTTAACTCTCTTCTTATCTGCATGTGCAACAACTCCCAAAGAGGCAACTTTTAACCTTCCTGATGGTTGGCGATTACCAACAAGTGAGGATGCAATAGATGATTGGGCGAGATTTAATTCACCGAGTCGTGTTGAGGCAGATTTTAATGGTGATGGTAAAACTGATAGAGCGCAAATATTATTAAAAAATAATTCCTCTACGGGATATCGGCTTATTGTCGATATTTCAGATGGAGATAATATAAAGCGATTTAACCTCGATCAAAATGATTCAATTTCTGCCCAAAGCATGGCAATAGAATTATTAGATCCATCTAATGAGGTATGGGATAGCGCTTGTGAAAAAGGTTATTGGGAATGCCAACAGAATGAAATTCGGAAGTTTAAGATATCCAAGCCTAGTATCCAATTTTGCTACATAGAGTCAGCTTGCGTAATCTACATGTGGTCAGATCGTAATAAAAACTTCACGAAGATTCCATTGTCTGATTAGTTGCTTAGGTAAGACTTAAATATTTTAAGAATACTCAAAAAGATTTTATCACCGCCATCACGGCGGTTTTTTTATGCCTGCGAGGTAGTTATGGCGAATGGTAATAAGGTAGAAGTAAGTATTGGTGCTAACACTTCCGAGCTTAAAACTGGCATGAAAGAGTCAGGTGAGGTTGTTAGTAAAACTGTAAAAGAAATGGAGAATGCTGGTAAAAGCCTGAAAATTAATATTGATACATCTATTATTGAAAAAAGTTTTACAGATATGTCTCGTAATGTGCAGGGCAATATGCAAAAACTTAGCACGAATATTAGTGATTCATTTAATAAAAGCTTTGCTTCGATTTCCAGCTCATTTAAATCTGTGAGTACGCTTTTAGCTGGTACCCTAACTGTTAGTAATGTCATTGATATGGCAGATAGCTATGGGCAAATGGGTGCGCAGATTCGTAAAGCTTCTACTGATATGGTTGAATACAATAAAGTCCAAGATCATTTACTAGAAACAGCAAATACAACATATCGCTCACTTGAAGAAGCACAACAGGTTTACCTTGATGTGGGTGGTGCTTTAAAGGCGTTTGGATCCACCACAGAAGAAGCTTTGCGTATTACTGACAGCTTATCGTTTAGTTTTACCCATAACGCAACAGCATCAGATAAAGCGGCATCAGCAACCAACGCTTTTATGAAAAGTATTTATAGCAATAAGGTTTCTGGTGATGCCTTTGTCACTATGCTATCAGCTATACCAAGCATTGTTGATGATTTATCTACAAGCATGGGGGAATCTAAAGATAAAATTCTTGAAATGGGGAATGCAGGCAAGATCACAGGCAACCAGCTCAAGAAAGCTTTTAATGATAGTCGCGAGGCAAATGAGGGCTTTGCTAATGATATGGAAAACAGTGTTAATGATGGCTTGCGCGTACTAAAGACTGAATTGACCGTATTTATTGGTAAGGCCAATGAGGCGCATGCAGTTACCGGAAAAATAGCTGCCGTG
This window contains:
- a CDS encoding structural cement protein Gp24, which translates into the protein MVKQIDQLPGMRARISGPEDVLSIHVSGDGVFTDGEVVIRNADGKTVSTVTDATNTKFGICLRHGVGKSGRNAAGKEAYQQGDVAPIMTIGSIWVKTTAPVTDINAKVYVKTANATDVAPLGSLSSTDTDGTEFPNASWESISNEQGLAIVRLLGA
- a CDS encoding DUF2184 domain-containing protein → MSKIAHMKLRLTPVAQIVQAQVGDAFNIDALAQLFVKLEEINEITPQLEQVMDYAKYIPVTGVNGVFGGGEVLSRKRGVGMGKDYSGTGNDVPLAEVEFDTVSLPIKVGVIGYRYSIMELAAAQKLNIQLESDKVQAARLAAEKHLSQIAWYGNPLAGITGFLNQTGVTVVSAQHNWATATIEQVLADFNASLADADEIFDNDASVQPDTYLMASNQYMHLSTRVVPDSGGKTFLKFIEENNIFATQSKPLTIRGLGRSNKQGTAGSDRSIIYRRDPSCIQMKADDVQFLAAQPVDLDIKVPGHYKYQGVWLKRVDSLRYLDHQ
- a CDS encoding DUF4054 domain-containing protein, which encodes MDPQAFRQKFKYDTALLNLPDAEIADALEEADLVVSTLQFGALKERAVGLYAAHILKVAIKSKNGAGFNDAASMSIAGQSVSYSRSNTESFYSHSIYGQRYLALKNSIPIDEQGTNPNRLGVSAFVV